A single region of the Salicibibacter cibi genome encodes:
- a CDS encoding IDEAL domain-containing protein: MAASTYEHELFEKLKMIRKGYRAPRQVVQSLYARMMLEYSVYTFTKERYKRLIDEALDAKDEERFRALSNEYSEWCARYQSGCTISEHGYEMECNFEDKTDIDS, from the coding sequence ATGGCAGCGTCAACATATGAACATGAACTGTTTGAAAAGTTGAAAATGATTCGAAAAGGATATCGGGCGCCCAGGCAAGTGGTGCAATCGCTTTATGCCCGTATGATGTTGGAATATTCCGTTTATACGTTTACTAAAGAACGTTATAAACGGTTAATTGATGAAGCGCTGGATGCGAAAGATGAGGAACGTTTCCGCGCGCTAAGTAACGAATATAGCGAATGGTGTGCCCGTTACCAATCCGGGTGTACGATTTCCGAGCATGGTTACGAGATGGAATGTAACTTTGAAGACAAAACCGACATCGACAGCTGA
- a CDS encoding TIGR02206 family membrane protein: MWWWAYTHDGPGFTMFGPAHMGVIVSLLLACVLIVLARNWFQGSIRKQNLFRFGCVAIFIAGEVLLQIWYIDASAWDPSFALPLHLSSIAWIAAIFMLLTRNQTWFEITFFVGAGSAFLTIVTPDVGNYGFPHFRFFHFFITHALVIVVVVYMMAVENMQLRFRSVFRVWLYLNGYAACMFIFNLWVDGNYMYLMEKPPGPSPFDWFGPWPYYIFALQVVALFVFIGMYGFYWWFFRKFPSSVNKRSP; this comes from the coding sequence ATGTGGTGGTGGGCGTATACCCACGACGGACCGGGGTTTACCATGTTCGGGCCGGCGCATATGGGAGTGATCGTTTCATTACTTCTCGCGTGCGTGTTAATTGTGTTGGCAAGAAACTGGTTCCAAGGGTCAATTAGAAAGCAAAATCTCTTTCGCTTTGGCTGCGTTGCGATTTTCATTGCCGGGGAAGTGCTTTTGCAGATCTGGTACATAGATGCAAGTGCTTGGGATCCGTCATTCGCGTTGCCGTTGCATTTAAGCAGCATCGCATGGATCGCGGCGATTTTCATGTTGTTGACTCGCAACCAAACGTGGTTTGAAATCACGTTTTTCGTAGGCGCCGGCAGTGCATTTTTAACCATTGTGACGCCGGATGTCGGCAACTATGGCTTTCCTCATTTTCGCTTTTTTCATTTTTTTATTACCCATGCCCTTGTAATCGTAGTTGTTGTCTATATGATGGCGGTGGAAAACATGCAGCTTCGTTTTCGGTCGGTTTTCCGCGTATGGTTGTATTTAAACGGTTATGCGGCGTGCATGTTCATCTTTAATCTGTGGGTGGACGGGAATTACATGTATTTAATGGAAAAACCGCCGGGTCCTTCCCCATTTGATTGGTTTGGCCCTTGGCCGTATTATATTTTCGCATTGCAAGTAGTGGCGCTTTTTGTATTTATCGGGATGTACGGTTTTTATTGGTGGTTTTTCCGTAAATTCCCTTCTTCCGTAAACAAACGATCACCTTGA
- a CDS encoding lmo0937 family membrane protein, with product MLWTIIAVLIVLWLLGFIGGTGGLIHLLLVIALIVLVFQMITGRR from the coding sequence ATGTTATGGACGATCATTGCCGTGTTGATTGTGCTTTGGCTGCTCGGGTTTATCGGCGGGACAGGCGGGCTTATTCACCTTCTGCTTGTGATTGCGCTTATCGTTCTCGTTTTCCAAATGATCACAGGGCGGCGTTAA
- a CDS encoding transposase: MQRIVSRKYETNKEGDRYRKTRNIIKTEKEIIKLRTRLNNIRKDYIHKMTSEIARTKPSHIVIEDLNVKGMLKKKETTDPAMTNVTLKKITLISRVSYIRIYALRVLYQMGVVFFIQNRTR; encoded by the coding sequence TTGCAACGTATTGTTTCTCGAAAATATGAAACGAATAAGGAGGGGGACCGTTACCGAAAAACACGCAACATTATAAAAACCGAAAAAGAGATCATAAAGCTACGAACACGTTTAAATAACATTCGGAAAGATTACATTCACAAAATGACGAGTGAGATCGCGAGAACCAAACCATCTCACATCGTGATTGAGGATTTAAATGTCAAAGGAATGTTAAAGAAGAAGGAAACCACCGATCCTGCAATGACTAACGTTACGTTGAAAAAGATAACGCTAATAAGTAGGGTGAGTTACATCCGAATTTACGCCCTCAGAGTGTTATATCAAATGGGAGTAGTATTCTTCATACAAAATCGGACACGTTGA
- a CDS encoding PLP-dependent aminotransferase family protein: MKYAFAQRVRHLQSSAVRDILKVVNQGDVISFAGGLPDDDLFPVEAIEDAFSRALAKGKKAMQYGETEGYFPLREVIIERMEKKEITSFTPEHVLLTTGSQQAIDLFSRVMIGPGDVIFTEEPTYLAALQVFQSYEAKIVPVRCDENGMDMDDLQEKVKAFKPKVVYVVPTFSNPAGRIWSLERRKQLVRVAHNHNILIFEDDPYGDIQFTHGGYTPMAALDNGTHVVYTSTFSKTAVPALRTGWIVGPYQVIRVMSQAKQANDLHSNSLAHQALYELCQHFDLDSHIQDISRLYAHRKDVMVHALRRSESCTLDFVEPEGGMFLWLEVDPRINTEALLNEAVKRGIAYVPGVPFYVETPRYNTLRLNFTHATDDQIDFGMKKLTELFTEVEEQALKSV; this comes from the coding sequence ATGAAATATGCCTTTGCCCAACGCGTTCGTCACTTGCAGTCATCTGCCGTGCGTGACATTTTAAAAGTTGTTAATCAAGGAGATGTGATCTCATTTGCCGGCGGCTTGCCCGATGATGACCTTTTTCCGGTGGAAGCGATCGAGGATGCGTTTTCGCGTGCGTTGGCGAAGGGGAAAAAAGCCATGCAATATGGGGAAACCGAAGGTTACTTTCCCTTGCGTGAAGTTATCATCGAACGGATGGAAAAGAAAGAGATCACCAGTTTTACACCGGAGCATGTGTTATTGACAACCGGTTCGCAGCAAGCGATTGATTTATTTTCACGCGTGATGATTGGTCCCGGGGATGTAATTTTCACGGAAGAACCGACGTACTTGGCAGCATTGCAAGTCTTTCAATCTTATGAAGCAAAAATCGTGCCGGTGCGTTGTGATGAAAACGGAATGGACATGGATGATTTACAGGAAAAAGTGAAAGCATTTAAGCCGAAGGTCGTATATGTTGTCCCGACGTTTTCGAATCCTGCTGGGCGGATTTGGTCGCTGGAACGGCGCAAACAGCTCGTTCGTGTAGCCCATAATCACAATATCCTAATTTTTGAAGACGATCCGTATGGAGATATTCAGTTTACGCACGGGGGCTATACACCGATGGCGGCGCTCGATAATGGTACGCATGTTGTCTATACAAGCACCTTTTCAAAGACGGCCGTTCCCGCTTTGCGTACGGGGTGGATTGTCGGGCCGTACCAGGTGATCCGCGTGATGTCCCAGGCAAAACAGGCGAATGACCTGCATTCAAATTCACTGGCTCATCAAGCATTATATGAACTGTGCCAGCATTTTGACCTGGACAGCCATATTCAGGACATAAGCCGATTGTACGCCCATCGCAAGGATGTGATGGTTCATGCATTGCGGCGCTCCGAAAGTTGCACGCTGGACTTCGTTGAACCGGAAGGTGGCATGTTTCTTTGGCTGGAAGTCGATCCTCGCATAAACACGGAAGCGCTCTTGAATGAAGCCGTTAAGCGGGGGATTGCCTATGTGCCCGGGGTTCCTTTTTACGTGGAGACGCCGCGCTATAATACGCTGCGTTTGAATTTCACCCATGCCACCGATGACCAAATAGATTTTGGGATGAAAAAATTGACCGAACTCTTTACGGAAGTGGAGGAACAGGCATTAAAAAGCGTATAA
- a CDS encoding thioesterase family protein — translation MTAKEVWHGEVRSDWVDYNGHMNDAAYAQVFSTALDALMEYIGLDEKGRFEEAYTIFTLETQLKYLAEAYEGQKLSVFVQLLDVDAKRMHLWFVMKNDQDDTIATSEQMTMGMEHELGRPAPFPKKVNEAVGKLPLLERDDWPDAANQPMGIRRKQ, via the coding sequence ATGACAGCTAAAGAGGTCTGGCACGGTGAAGTTCGCTCTGATTGGGTTGATTACAACGGTCATATGAATGATGCAGCCTATGCGCAGGTATTTAGTACAGCTTTGGATGCCCTTATGGAATACATTGGCCTAGATGAAAAAGGCAGGTTCGAAGAAGCCTATACGATTTTCACGTTGGAGACGCAACTCAAGTATTTAGCAGAGGCATACGAAGGTCAAAAGCTGAGTGTCTTTGTGCAGCTACTCGATGTAGATGCCAAACGCATGCATCTCTGGTTTGTCATGAAAAATGATCAAGACGATACGATCGCCACGAGTGAACAAATGACCATGGGAATGGAGCATGAATTAGGCCGACCCGCCCCTTTTCCAAAAAAAGTAAACGAAGCGGTTGGCAAGTTACCTCTTCTTGAAAGAGATGATTGGCCCGACGCGGCTAATCAACCTATGGGTATTAGAAGGAAGCAATAA
- a CDS encoding 3-hydroxyacyl-CoA dehydrogenase NAD-binding domain-containing protein, translating to MKQKTMAVVGTGVIGNGWIARFIANGHKVLAFDPAAGAEEKTRELLDEVWPTLIAHGVADQASIENVTFTKTLEEAVQHADLIQENVPEREDVKKKVLAQIDAAAPASAIIASSTSGYKPSVLQKTCAHHPERVIVAHPFNPVYLIPLVELAGGEETERLILEKAYGFYDELNMKPLVMSGEIDGHIGDRLMEALWRESLHIVNDGVATTEEVDKAIVYGPGLRWALMGPFLTLHLAGGEKGMAHMLEQFGPALKLPWTRLVAPELTEELSRKVIEGTSDQSDGKSVQEMEQRRDRFLIKLMQLLEEEGFWPSERMTPHDS from the coding sequence ATGAAACAAAAAACAATGGCTGTCGTGGGGACAGGCGTAATCGGGAACGGGTGGATTGCTCGTTTTATCGCCAACGGGCACAAAGTTCTTGCTTTTGATCCAGCGGCCGGGGCAGAAGAGAAAACACGGGAGTTACTGGATGAAGTCTGGCCAACGCTTATCGCTCACGGGGTTGCCGATCAAGCTTCCATTGAGAATGTGACCTTCACTAAAACATTGGAAGAAGCGGTTCAACACGCGGATCTCATCCAGGAAAATGTACCGGAACGGGAAGACGTAAAGAAAAAAGTGCTGGCACAGATTGATGCGGCAGCACCTGCTTCGGCTATTATCGCATCAAGTACGTCAGGATATAAGCCTTCTGTCCTGCAAAAAACTTGTGCGCATCATCCGGAAAGAGTGATTGTCGCGCACCCTTTTAATCCTGTTTATTTAATTCCGCTCGTAGAGCTGGCAGGAGGAGAGGAGACGGAGCGCTTGATTTTAGAAAAGGCATATGGGTTTTACGATGAATTAAATATGAAACCGCTCGTCATGTCTGGGGAAATTGACGGTCATATCGGTGATCGATTAATGGAAGCCCTTTGGCGGGAAAGTCTTCATATCGTCAATGACGGTGTAGCAACGACAGAAGAAGTGGATAAAGCGATTGTTTATGGTCCGGGTCTTCGCTGGGCGCTTATGGGCCCGTTTTTGACGCTTCATCTCGCCGGCGGGGAAAAAGGAATGGCGCACATGTTGGAACAGTTCGGTCCCGCGCTCAAACTCCCGTGGACCCGGCTTGTGGCTCCTGAGTTAACGGAAGAACTAAGTCGGAAAGTGATTGAAGGTACGAGTGATCAAAGCGATGGCAAAAGTGTGCAAGAAATGGAACAGCGACGTGATCGTTTTCTCATTAAACTGATGCAATTGTTGGAAGAAGAAGGGTTCTGGCCTTCGGAAAGGATGACGCCCCATGACAGCTAA
- a CDS encoding 3-keto-5-aminohexanoate cleavage protein produces MTEKTIITSAVTGAGDTTEKSPHVPVTPKEIAEAAIESAKAGAAIAHIHVRDPETGSLSHDPELFREVVERIRESDTDVIINITAGGGGDFVPDLENPTQGGQGTDIQTPKERHEPVGALLPEICTLDCGSLNFGDQVYLGPAGWLREHAVMIRESGVKPELEIFDTGQIRMANQLIQEGLIDGDAMYQFCLGIPWGAAADAETINYLRNRIVEGASWSAFGIGRLQLPMVAQSALLGGNVRVGLEDNLYLEKGVLGTNAQLVDKAVDVLQSLSIEPMTPGEARDALNLRTFEK; encoded by the coding sequence ATGACTGAAAAAACGATCATTACATCTGCAGTGACAGGAGCGGGGGACACAACAGAGAAAAGTCCTCATGTTCCTGTCACGCCAAAGGAAATCGCGGAAGCTGCGATCGAATCTGCAAAAGCAGGGGCGGCGATCGCCCATATTCATGTGCGTGATCCGGAAACAGGGAGTTTGAGTCATGATCCGGAACTGTTTCGGGAGGTTGTAGAGCGTATACGCGAATCGGATACGGATGTGATCATTAATATCACCGCAGGTGGCGGTGGAGATTTCGTTCCTGATCTTGAAAATCCCACCCAAGGAGGGCAGGGGACGGATATCCAGACGCCAAAAGAACGTCACGAACCTGTAGGAGCATTGCTTCCGGAAATTTGTACATTGGATTGCGGAAGTTTGAATTTCGGTGATCAAGTCTATCTTGGACCGGCTGGGTGGTTGCGTGAACATGCGGTGATGATCCGGGAAAGTGGTGTGAAGCCAGAATTGGAGATATTTGACACGGGACAGATCCGTATGGCCAACCAACTCATTCAAGAAGGATTAATCGATGGGGACGCCATGTACCAATTCTGCCTAGGAATTCCTTGGGGTGCAGCGGCAGATGCAGAGACGATTAATTATTTGCGTAATCGTATCGTCGAAGGAGCAAGTTGGTCTGCTTTCGGCATCGGGCGTTTGCAATTGCCGATGGTTGCTCAGTCCGCCCTCCTCGGTGGAAATGTGCGCGTGGGTTTGGAAGATAACCTGTATCTCGAAAAAGGTGTGCTGGGGACCAACGCCCAATTGGTGGATAAGGCTGTTGATGTTCTTCAGAGTTTAAGCATAGAGCCCATGACTCCGGGCGAAGCACGGGACGCCTTGAATCTTCGGACGTTTGAAAAATAG
- a CDS encoding GbsR/MarR family transcriptional regulator — translation MIADRIADNMDTFGVSSTVGRLLGIIYMNRDAMTLDELADRTGMSKTRMSQVMRQMMALNIAEKEFIKGSRKEHYAVENDYARTFISLFTTNWKEVVSKNMALERRLRDRITKLENSSEAEPSKEAEERILALKQELDDWSAYYNWIQRLVDFFESGEIFEAVPVHETDSTNKNQQGGTLND, via the coding sequence ATGATTGCGGACCGAATCGCAGACAATATGGATACATTTGGAGTGTCTTCGACTGTTGGACGCTTACTTGGAATTATCTATATGAACCGCGACGCCATGACACTCGACGAACTGGCAGACCGTACCGGGATGAGCAAGACACGAATGAGCCAAGTGATGCGGCAGATGATGGCGCTCAATATTGCGGAGAAGGAATTTATAAAAGGAAGCCGGAAAGAGCATTATGCGGTAGAAAATGACTATGCACGAACATTCATTTCACTTTTTACAACGAATTGGAAAGAGGTTGTCAGCAAAAACATGGCTCTGGAAAGACGCTTGCGTGACCGGATTACGAAGCTTGAGAATTCCTCGGAAGCGGAACCGAGCAAGGAAGCAGAGGAGAGAATCTTAGCGTTAAAGCAAGAACTTGATGATTGGTCCGCTTACTACAACTGGATTCAACGATTGGTTGATTTTTTTGAGAGTGGTGAAATTTTTGAGGCTGTGCCAGTGCATGAGACCGACTCTACCAATAAAAATCAACAAGGAGGTACTTTGAATGACTGA
- a CDS encoding extracellular solute-binding protein, with translation MKKCISYVFIVTFLLTVITACGSGEEPLQVYTTNTTEEMDEIATDIEDATGVEMEFLNMSTGESWSRAESEAPHFGADMQIGMMESYALMAEKEDFVEPYLSESWEDIPEQYKDEDGKWFGTSFWYNEIIVNKDLLEEKGLDVPESWEDLLDPQYEDEIIAPSPASTGTAYLFVSSILQLFGEEEGWEYLEELDENVVDYSQSGSDASLRVSQGEYAIGIDWDQPISDFIEQGYPVESIIPEEGVGYNLDTTWIYEGTDKLEDAQKVVDYMATDEFMEKNAELRSMVTKPGITDSKELEESFIDYDAVWATENRERVTSEWEDRFHNR, from the coding sequence TTGAAAAAGTGTATTTCCTATGTATTTATAGTTACATTCCTTTTAACTGTAATAACTGCTTGTGGTTCAGGTGAAGAACCTTTGCAAGTTTATACAACAAATACAACAGAAGAAATGGATGAAATTGCAACTGATATTGAAGACGCAACTGGAGTAGAGATGGAATTTCTGAATATGTCCACAGGTGAATCTTGGAGTCGAGCAGAGTCAGAAGCTCCACACTTTGGTGCTGATATGCAAATTGGTATGATGGAAAGTTATGCACTTATGGCTGAGAAAGAAGATTTCGTTGAACCATATCTATCCGAAAGTTGGGAAGACATTCCCGAACAATATAAGGATGAAGATGGAAAATGGTTTGGCACTTCTTTCTGGTACAACGAGATTATTGTTAATAAGGATTTATTAGAAGAAAAAGGGTTGGATGTTCCAGAGTCTTGGGAAGATCTGTTAGATCCGCAATATGAAGATGAAATTATTGCACCAAGTCCTGCCAGCACAGGAACTGCCTACTTGTTCGTGTCCTCTATTTTACAGCTGTTTGGTGAAGAAGAAGGATGGGAATATTTAGAAGAACTTGATGAGAATGTTGTGGATTACTCACAATCTGGTTCTGATGCATCATTAAGGGTTTCTCAAGGAGAATATGCGATTGGAATTGATTGGGACCAACCGATCTCTGATTTTATCGAACAAGGCTATCCAGTTGAAAGTATTATTCCGGAAGAAGGAGTAGGCTACAATTTGGATACAACATGGATTTATGAAGGAACAGATAAATTAGAAGATGCTCAAAAAGTAGTTGACTATATGGCTACAGATGAATTTATGGAGAAGAATGCTGAACTGCGATCCATGGTTACCAAGCCAGGTATTACGGACAGTAAAGAATTGGAGGAAAGTTTTATCGATTATGATGCAGTATGGGCAACCGAGAACAGAGAGCGCGTAACGAGTGAATGGGAAGATAGATTTCATAATAGATAA
- a CDS encoding ABC transporter permease: MSTEVTSIQQKNNSFWSNWKKFWSEPGFAILSLILALAILFFIVAPVFAVLLRSFGIGAGTLTLDYYEQFFSTSLYLNSLWNSVSAAFITTIVVIFLSTVFSLYVTRSHSFLAKSYRGAALLPLVAPPFIFSLALIILFGSNGVITQFLNNWFGWEFSIYGYWGVVIAQILAYFPVGFMLIESTMRNMSPSLEQASSDLGAGQWRTLRKVVLPLAKSGIIKAALLVFVMGLSDFSNPLIIGESVPFLASEAYLTVVGQNNMELAAVLGVFLIIPSFIVFLFQTYFFKDANLETISGESGGNNIPLTKPVKFVSSFISTLFVSFILLMFVMVVLGAFVNIIGVDNSFTLDHFSGQTGWDTLNLSIIVSLLAALLASGLGMLQGFLLARKPIPGKKALEFLTLFGLAVPGTVMGIGYVLIFNGPPLFLTGTVLLLVLNMTFRKIGVGLEAGVSKMHQIDSSMEEASNDLGGGPYRTFLKIVMPLLSPAFISGFVYTFMTAMVSISSVIFIIAPGTNLAAVYILDLASSARIGMASAMSFVLIVIVIACMGILKLIEKRTGFKI, translated from the coding sequence TTGAGTACAGAAGTTACGAGTATTCAACAAAAAAACAATTCTTTTTGGTCTAATTGGAAAAAATTCTGGTCCGAACCAGGATTTGCTATATTATCCCTGATTCTTGCTCTGGCTATTTTATTTTTCATTGTCGCACCTGTTTTTGCGGTTCTATTAAGAAGCTTTGGAATCGGAGCAGGAACATTGACGTTGGATTATTATGAGCAATTCTTTTCAACGTCACTCTATTTAAATTCTTTATGGAATAGTGTCAGTGCCGCATTTATTACCACTATAGTAGTGATTTTTTTAAGCACTGTATTTTCTCTTTATGTCACTCGCTCTCATAGCTTTTTGGCAAAGAGTTATCGAGGTGCTGCTCTATTACCGCTAGTAGCTCCGCCATTTATTTTTTCATTGGCATTAATTATTCTATTTGGCAGTAATGGCGTTATTACTCAATTCTTGAATAACTGGTTCGGTTGGGAATTCAGTATTTACGGTTATTGGGGAGTTGTTATCGCACAAATACTTGCCTATTTTCCAGTGGGCTTCATGTTAATAGAAAGTACCATGCGAAATATGAGTCCAAGTTTAGAGCAAGCGTCTAGTGATCTTGGTGCGGGACAGTGGAGAACATTAAGAAAAGTCGTATTACCTTTAGCGAAGTCAGGTATTATTAAAGCTGCTTTATTAGTATTTGTAATGGGATTATCGGATTTTTCCAACCCCTTAATAATTGGAGAATCTGTCCCATTTCTGGCATCTGAAGCTTATTTAACCGTAGTTGGTCAAAATAATATGGAATTAGCAGCTGTTTTAGGTGTGTTTTTAATTATACCGAGTTTTATCGTTTTTCTATTTCAAACATACTTTTTTAAAGATGCTAATCTTGAAACCATCAGCGGGGAATCAGGTGGCAACAATATACCTTTAACGAAACCGGTGAAATTTGTATCATCTTTTATTAGCACACTATTTGTATCTTTTATTTTACTAATGTTCGTGATGGTTGTACTTGGGGCATTTGTTAATATTATTGGTGTCGATAACTCATTTACACTTGATCATTTTTCAGGTCAAACAGGTTGGGATACATTAAATCTAAGTATTATAGTTTCCTTACTAGCAGCTCTTTTAGCGTCAGGTCTCGGGATGTTACAAGGATTTTTACTTGCCAGAAAACCAATACCCGGTAAAAAAGCATTGGAATTTTTAACTTTATTTGGATTGGCAGTTCCCGGAACAGTTATGGGGATTGGATATGTCTTGATATTTAACGGTCCCCCGTTGTTCTTAACAGGTACAGTTCTATTGCTTGTACTCAATATGACATTCCGGAAAATTGGTGTCGGCCTCGAAGCGGGTGTCAGTAAAATGCATCAAATCGATTCATCGATGGAAGAGGCTTCAAATGATTTAGGTGGCGGTCCTTACCGTACATTCTTGAAAATCGTCATGCCTTTATTAAGCCCGGCATTTATTTCTGGCTTTGTCTATACATTTATGACAGCGATGGTTTCTATCAGTTCAGTTATATTCATAATTGCACCAGGTACTAACCTTGCAGCTGTTTATATATTAGATCTTGCCTCATCTGCCCGCATTGGTATGGCGTCTGCGATGTCATTTGTTTTAATTGTAATTGTTATAGCGTGTATGGGAATCTTGAAATTGATTGAAAAAAGAACAGGTTTCAAAATTTAG
- a CDS encoding ABC transporter ATP-binding protein yields the protein MTQKEDFIKLENLYKYFGKVKAVNDISINIERGELVSFIGPSGCGKTTLLRIIGGFHEQDSGSITLDQEKIDHLSPDKRSTGMVFQNYALFPHMTVHQNVEYGLKTHKILKNERQKRIKKALTQVQLDGYGDRKPSELSGGQQQRVAIARCLVLEPKVLLLDEPLSNLDANLRMMMREEIRRLKEELDLTIVFVTHDQEEALSISDRVIVLNQGEIQQLDEPSIVYNHPQNEFVAKFVGQANILKGSIKADQNTTYFHAKQFKFPVKNIDVEDNSDEITIMIRPERLTIDLDAPLQGEVIRVVYNGNYVRYFVDLNNTEVMVDEFNVSTNRYKKGDRVGIQFPVTPHYIHT from the coding sequence TTGACACAAAAAGAAGACTTCATCAAGTTGGAAAACCTATATAAATATTTTGGGAAGGTAAAAGCGGTAAATGATATATCAATAAATATTGAACGTGGTGAACTCGTTTCATTTATAGGTCCGAGTGGTTGTGGGAAAACCACATTACTCCGAATAATTGGCGGTTTTCATGAACAAGATTCAGGTAGCATAACTTTAGATCAAGAAAAAATAGATCATTTATCCCCTGACAAGCGCTCAACTGGAATGGTGTTTCAAAATTATGCGTTGTTTCCACATATGACAGTGCACCAAAATGTAGAGTATGGACTAAAAACCCATAAAATACTAAAAAATGAACGGCAAAAACGTATAAAAAAGGCTTTAACTCAAGTTCAATTAGATGGATATGGAGATAGGAAACCAAGCGAATTAAGTGGTGGACAACAACAGCGAGTTGCAATCGCCCGTTGTCTTGTTCTCGAACCAAAGGTCCTTTTATTAGATGAGCCATTATCTAATCTTGATGCTAATCTACGTATGATGATGCGTGAAGAAATACGTAGATTGAAAGAAGAGTTAGATTTAACAATTGTTTTTGTTACCCATGATCAGGAAGAAGCATTAAGTATTTCAGATCGTGTGATTGTCTTAAATCAAGGTGAAATTCAACAATTGGATGAACCAAGTATCGTTTATAATCACCCTCAAAATGAATTTGTGGCTAAATTTGTTGGGCAAGCGAATATTTTAAAAGGGTCTATAAAAGCTGATCAAAATACTACTTATTTTCATGCAAAACAATTTAAATTTCCAGTGAAAAATATAGATGTAGAAGATAACAGTGATGAGATTACAATTATGATTCGTCCAGAGCGCCTTACCATTGATTTAGATGCCCCTCTTCAGGGAGAAGTTATTAGAGTAGTATATAATGGAAATTACGTTCGTTATTTTGTTGACCTGAATAACACTGAGGTTATGGTAGATGAGTTCAATGTAAGTACGAATCGCTATAAAAAAGGAGATAGAGTCGGAATCCAATTTCCAGTGACACCTCATTATATTCATACTTAG
- a CDS encoding 5'-nucleotidase, lipoprotein e(P4) family, which yields MAKQKKTKEVNFSVTPYEMAVRFQQKSAEMYAVQIQAYNVAKERLTHHVKHHKEEKPLAVILDLDETVLNNMPLVAKGIQEGFAFTNWGKNWEEWVDSATADTIPGAKSFLEEADCRGVEIFYVSNRLEKDVHPTIANMQKLGLPQVSEDKILLLGERGTKKERRDKIKKDYEVALIIGNSLYDLSSVFINESTEEQIVTVEELADKFGDQFILLPNSAYGDYWVDAELDPWKGR from the coding sequence ATGGCTAAACAAAAAAAAACAAAAGAAGTAAATTTTTCAGTAACACCCTATGAAATGGCTGTACGTTTTCAACAGAAGAGTGCTGAAATGTATGCAGTGCAGATACAAGCTTACAATGTTGCAAAGGAGCGATTGACCCATCATGTTAAACATCATAAGGAGGAGAAACCTTTAGCTGTTATTCTAGATTTGGATGAAACAGTTTTAAACAATATGCCACTGGTTGCTAAAGGTATACAAGAAGGTTTTGCTTTTACAAATTGGGGTAAAAATTGGGAGGAATGGGTTGATTCTGCAACGGCTGATACTATTCCTGGTGCAAAAAGCTTTTTGGAAGAGGCTGATTGCCGTGGTGTTGAAATTTTTTATGTTTCCAATCGCCTTGAAAAAGATGTACATCCAACGATTGCGAATATGCAAAAACTTGGACTTCCCCAAGTTTCAGAAGACAAAATTTTGCTGCTAGGAGAGAGGGGGACAAAAAAAGAACGCCGAGATAAAATCAAGAAAGATTATGAGGTTGCATTAATCATCGGAAATAGTCTATATGATCTTTCCTCTGTTTTTATTAATGAATCAACGGAGGAGCAAATTGTCACTGTAGAAGAGTTAGCTGACAAATTTGGAGACCAATTTATCCTTTTACCGAATTCCGCATATGGTGATTATTGGGTGGATGCTGAATTAGACCCTTGGAAAGGCAGATAG